The following coding sequences are from one Mycobacterium bourgelatii window:
- a CDS encoding cytochrome P450: MTSSTVVPRVSGGEEEHGHLEEFRTDPIGLMRRVREECGDVGWFQLVDKHVILLSGAEANEFFFRSADEDLDQAEAYPFMTPIFGKGVVFDASPERRKEMLHNSALRGEQMKGHAATIEGEVKKMIADWGDEGEIELLDFFAELTIYTSTACLIGLKFREQLDHRFAEYYHDLERGTDPLCYVDPYLPIESFRRRDEARVKLVGLVQEIMNQRLANPPRDKRDRDMLDVLVSIKDEEGNPRFSADEVTGMFISLMFAGHHTSSGTSAWTLIELIRHPDVYAEVLAELEELYADGQEVSFHALRQIPKLDNVVKETLRLHPPLIILMRVAQGEFEVQGFPIHKGDFVAASPAISNRIPEDFPDPDAFKPDRYNKPEQADTANRWTWIPFGAGRHRCVGAAFATMQIKAIFSVLLREYEFEMAQPADSYRNDHSKMVVQLARPAKVRYRKRTRG; encoded by the coding sequence ATGACTAGCTCTACTGTGGTGCCGCGGGTTTCCGGCGGCGAAGAAGAACACGGACACCTCGAAGAGTTCCGCACCGACCCGATCGGTCTGATGCGGCGCGTCCGCGAGGAATGCGGCGACGTCGGGTGGTTCCAGCTGGTCGACAAGCACGTCATCTTGCTCTCCGGCGCGGAAGCCAACGAGTTCTTCTTCCGCTCGGCCGACGAGGACCTCGACCAGGCCGAGGCGTACCCGTTCATGACGCCGATCTTCGGCAAGGGCGTGGTGTTCGACGCCAGCCCGGAGCGACGCAAGGAGATGCTGCACAACTCCGCACTGCGCGGCGAACAGATGAAGGGCCACGCGGCCACCATCGAGGGCGAAGTCAAGAAAATGATCGCCGACTGGGGCGACGAAGGTGAGATCGAACTGCTCGACTTCTTCGCCGAATTGACCATTTACACCTCGACCGCGTGCCTGATCGGGCTGAAATTCCGCGAACAACTCGACCACCGATTCGCGGAGTACTACCACGATTTGGAACGCGGCACCGACCCGCTGTGCTACGTGGACCCCTACCTTCCCATCGAGAGCTTCCGACGCCGCGACGAGGCGCGCGTGAAACTCGTTGGCCTGGTGCAGGAAATCATGAACCAGCGGCTGGCCAATCCGCCTAGGGACAAGCGCGACCGCGACATGCTCGACGTGCTGGTGTCAATTAAGGACGAAGAAGGCAACCCGCGGTTCTCCGCCGACGAAGTCACCGGCATGTTCATCTCGCTGATGTTCGCCGGGCACCACACCAGTTCGGGCACATCGGCGTGGACGTTGATCGAGCTGATCCGCCATCCCGACGTCTACGCGGAAGTGCTGGCCGAGCTCGAAGAGCTGTATGCCGACGGCCAGGAGGTGAGTTTCCATGCGCTGCGCCAGATTCCGAAGCTGGACAACGTGGTCAAGGAAACGCTGCGTCTGCACCCGCCGCTGATCATCCTGATGCGGGTCGCCCAGGGCGAGTTCGAAGTGCAGGGCTTCCCGATCCATAAGGGCGATTTCGTTGCCGCCTCCCCGGCGATCTCCAACCGGATTCCCGAGGACTTTCCCGACCCCGACGCGTTCAAGCCAGACCGCTACAACAAACCCGAGCAGGCCGACACGGCCAACCGGTGGACCTGGATCCCGTTCGGCGCGGGCCGGCACCGTTGCGTCGGCGCCGCCTTCGCGACCATGCAGATCAAGGCGATCTTCTCGGTGCTGTTGCGCGAGTACGAGTTCGAAATGGCCCAACCCGCCGACAGCTACCGCAACGACCATTCCAAGATGGTCGTGCAACTCGCCAGACCCGCCAAAGTCCGGTACCGCAAGCGCACTCGGGGGTAA
- a CDS encoding ferredoxin: MGSFRIEVDLDLCQGHAMCELEAPDYFRVPKRGKVEILDAEPPDDARDEVERAVEMCPTQALFIKEKED, translated from the coding sequence ATGGGCTCGTTCAGAATCGAAGTCGATCTGGATCTGTGCCAGGGGCATGCCATGTGCGAACTCGAGGCACCGGACTACTTTCGGGTGCCCAAGCGGGGCAAAGTCGAGATCCTCGACGCCGAACCCCCGGACGACGCCCGCGACGAGGTTGAGCGGGCTGTCGAAATGTGCCCTACCCAAGCACTATTCATCAAAGAGAAAGAAGACTGA
- a CDS encoding nuclear transport factor 2 family protein, with the protein MASHPREVLEDWVERWLEANRVAEREGNWKPLADFYAEDATYGWNIGPKEDVMCVGIDEIREIALGFEMEGLENWQYPYQKVIIDDKQGEIVGFWKQVATDGDGTQSEIYGIGGSWFRLNADAKIEWQRDFFDFGHVQSLYMDLMKAGKLSKGMQKRIERSLAGEKLPGYYPLGKAPVPLW; encoded by the coding sequence ATGGCGTCACACCCCCGCGAGGTGTTAGAGGACTGGGTTGAGCGTTGGTTGGAGGCCAACCGGGTGGCCGAGCGGGAAGGCAACTGGAAGCCGCTGGCCGACTTCTACGCCGAGGACGCCACCTACGGCTGGAACATCGGCCCCAAAGAGGACGTGATGTGCGTCGGCATCGACGAGATCCGCGAGATCGCCCTGGGGTTCGAGATGGAGGGCCTGGAGAACTGGCAGTACCCGTATCAGAAAGTCATCATCGACGACAAGCAGGGCGAGATCGTCGGCTTCTGGAAGCAGGTCGCCACCGACGGTGACGGCACCCAGTCCGAGATCTACGGCATCGGGGGCAGCTGGTTCCGCCTCAACGCCGATGCCAAGATCGAATGGCAACGGGACTTCTTCGACTTCGGCCACGTCCAGTCCCTCTACATGGACCTGATGAAGGCCGGGAAGCTGTCGAAGGGCATGCAGAAACGGATCGAGCGCAGCCTGGCCGGCGAGAAACTGCCTGGTTACTACCCCCTGGGCAAGGCGCCCGTCCCGCTCTGGTGA
- a CDS encoding NDMA-dependent alcohol dehydrogenase yields MKTKGALIWEFNQPWSIEEIEIGDPQAHEVKIQMEAAGMCHSDHHLVTGGIPMAGFPVLGGHEGAGIVTEVGPGVEDIAPGDHVVLSFIPSCGQCATCQSGMRNLCDLGAGLLGGTAVSDGTFRIQARGQNVYPMTLLGTFSPYMVVHRSSVVKIDPSVPFEVAALVGCGVTTGYGSAVRTADIRPGQDVAIVGVGGVGMAALQGAVNAGARYIFAIDPVEWKRDQALKFGATHVYPDINTALMGIMEVTYGLMAHKVVVTVGELQGSDIDNYLNITAKGGTCVVTAIGSMLDTNVNLNLAMLTLLQKNLQGTIFGGGNPQYDIPQLLSMYKAGKLNLDDMVTTQYRLEQINEGYQDMLDGKNIRGVIRYTDADR; encoded by the coding sequence GTGAAGACAAAGGGCGCTCTCATCTGGGAGTTCAACCAGCCGTGGTCGATCGAGGAGATCGAGATCGGCGATCCGCAAGCCCACGAGGTCAAGATCCAGATGGAAGCGGCGGGCATGTGCCACTCCGACCACCATCTGGTGACCGGCGGCATCCCGATGGCGGGCTTCCCGGTGCTCGGTGGCCACGAGGGAGCGGGAATCGTCACCGAGGTCGGACCTGGCGTCGAGGACATCGCACCGGGTGACCACGTGGTGTTGTCCTTCATCCCGTCCTGTGGGCAGTGTGCGACCTGTCAGTCGGGCATGCGCAACCTGTGTGACCTGGGCGCCGGCCTGCTCGGCGGCACCGCGGTCTCCGACGGCACCTTCCGTATCCAGGCCCGCGGCCAGAACGTCTACCCCATGACCCTGCTCGGCACCTTCTCGCCGTACATGGTCGTACACCGCAGCTCCGTCGTGAAGATCGACCCGTCGGTTCCGTTCGAGGTCGCCGCACTGGTCGGCTGCGGCGTCACCACCGGCTACGGCTCGGCGGTCCGCACCGCCGACATCCGGCCCGGACAGGATGTCGCCATCGTCGGCGTCGGCGGCGTCGGCATGGCGGCGCTGCAGGGTGCGGTGAACGCCGGTGCGCGCTACATCTTCGCGATCGACCCGGTGGAGTGGAAGCGCGACCAGGCGCTCAAGTTCGGCGCCACCCACGTCTACCCGGACATCAACACCGCGCTGATGGGGATCATGGAGGTCACCTACGGCCTGATGGCACACAAGGTGGTCGTCACCGTCGGTGAGCTGCAGGGCTCCGACATCGACAACTACCTGAACATCACCGCCAAGGGCGGCACCTGCGTGGTGACCGCTATCGGCAGCATGCTGGACACCAACGTGAACCTGAACCTGGCGATGCTGACCCTGCTGCAGAAGAACCTGCAGGGCACCATCTTCGGCGGCGGCAACCCGCAGTACGACATCCCGCAGCTGCTGTCGATGTACAAGGCCGGCAAGCTCAACCTGGACGACATGGTCACCACCCAGTACCGCCTCGAGCAGATCAACGAGGGCTACCAGGACATGCTGGACGGCAAGAACATTCGCGGCGTCATCCGCTACACGGACGCCGATCGGTAA
- a CDS encoding oxidoreductase has translation MTRFPHLMAPGRIGAMTVRNRLVMSPMETMYGTPDGLPSPRTRDYFAARAAGGVGLITLGATGVDNQHPETPGGLHLATDSAVAAHRALVETVHEHGAKIQPQIVHAGPDGLGPEMFGVTSLGPSVIPSYLTGRPSAEITAAQLQEVLDLFKAAARRAVEAGYDGIELHAAHGYMLLGSFLAPQRNRRTDEYGGAARGRLRVVLETLAAIRSEVGEALPITLRISGYERVAGGRLIYETARMAPELVAAGVNAFHVSGGVIDRLVTGMVNASDDGDALNVGAAAAVKQVVDVPVIAVGRIHDPTMAEQILADGRADFIAMGRPLLADPEFARKVRCGQAHRIRRCISCENCIDAMEQRFSVDCAVNPRTGKESELTASRAARPKDVMVVGGGPAGLEAARVAAERGHRVTLFEQGGELGGALRWASVLHPENEPFLRYLRDEIRLGSVKVELGQAVSAADVVTAAPDAVVVATGGRIAVPHIPGADLPHVYTGPGLRELLDRKLFGGWRQRLVRPEAFRLATRAWMPLGRRVVIIGGDLVALELAEFLAARGRLVSVLEAGRDIAPEVGNKRKTEHMDRLDRLGVTVHVRAVVERITSESVIFTPAGGTSRDLAADSVVLAGSVEPDTKLFDELKAALPDTSLHAAGDCSGLGLIRKATEDGARAACAI, from the coding sequence GTGACCCGTTTTCCGCACCTGATGGCGCCGGGACGAATCGGCGCCATGACGGTGCGCAACCGGCTGGTCATGTCTCCGATGGAGACGATGTACGGCACGCCCGACGGGCTGCCGTCGCCGCGCACCCGGGACTACTTCGCCGCCCGCGCCGCGGGTGGCGTCGGGCTGATCACGCTGGGCGCCACGGGTGTGGACAACCAACACCCGGAAACTCCCGGCGGACTGCACTTGGCCACCGATTCCGCCGTGGCGGCGCACCGCGCGCTGGTCGAGACGGTGCACGAACACGGCGCCAAGATCCAGCCGCAGATTGTGCATGCCGGTCCCGACGGCCTGGGGCCGGAGATGTTTGGCGTGACGTCACTGGGACCGTCGGTGATTCCGTCGTACCTGACCGGCCGACCGTCGGCCGAGATCACCGCTGCGCAGCTGCAAGAGGTCTTGGATCTGTTCAAGGCCGCGGCGCGCCGTGCCGTCGAGGCGGGGTACGACGGGATCGAGTTGCACGCCGCGCACGGCTACATGTTGCTGGGATCTTTCCTTGCTCCCCAACGTAATCGGCGAACCGACGAGTACGGTGGGGCAGCAAGGGGTCGGCTGCGGGTGGTGTTGGAGACGCTGGCCGCGATCCGGTCCGAGGTCGGCGAGGCGCTGCCGATCACGCTGCGCATCTCGGGCTACGAGCGTGTCGCCGGTGGCCGGCTGATCTACGAAACCGCCCGCATGGCACCCGAACTCGTGGCTGCGGGGGTGAACGCATTCCACGTCAGCGGGGGCGTGATCGACCGCCTGGTTACTGGGATGGTCAATGCCTCCGACGACGGCGACGCACTCAACGTAGGTGCCGCGGCCGCGGTCAAGCAGGTGGTTGATGTTCCGGTGATCGCCGTCGGGCGGATCCACGATCCCACGATGGCCGAACAGATCCTTGCCGACGGGCGCGCCGATTTCATTGCGATGGGCCGTCCGCTGCTGGCCGATCCCGAGTTCGCCCGGAAGGTGCGTTGCGGCCAGGCGCACCGGATCCGCCGGTGCATCTCGTGTGAAAACTGCATCGATGCAATGGAACAGCGCTTCTCGGTGGATTGCGCGGTCAACCCCCGCACCGGCAAGGAAAGCGAACTGACCGCTTCCCGGGCCGCCCGCCCCAAGGATGTGATGGTGGTTGGCGGCGGCCCCGCGGGCCTGGAAGCCGCGCGGGTGGCCGCCGAACGCGGACACCGCGTCACCCTGTTCGAGCAAGGCGGGGAACTGGGCGGTGCGCTGCGCTGGGCGAGCGTGCTGCATCCGGAAAACGAGCCATTCCTGCGCTACCTGCGCGACGAGATTCGACTCGGATCGGTGAAAGTGGAATTGGGACAAGCCGTTTCGGCTGCAGATGTAGTGACTGCGGCGCCGGACGCGGTGGTGGTTGCCACCGGCGGCCGCATCGCGGTGCCGCACATCCCAGGCGCCGACCTGCCGCACGTCTACACCGGGCCGGGATTGCGTGAGTTACTCGACCGCAAGCTGTTCGGCGGCTGGCGGCAGCGACTGGTGCGTCCGGAGGCTTTCCGGTTGGCCACCCGAGCGTGGATGCCGTTGGGGCGGCGCGTTGTGATCATCGGTGGCGACCTGGTCGCTTTGGAACTCGCCGAGTTCCTGGCCGCTCGGGGACGGCTGGTTTCGGTACTCGAGGCCGGCCGCGACATCGCTCCGGAAGTGGGCAACAAGCGTAAAACCGAGCACATGGATCGGTTGGATCGACTCGGTGTCACCGTGCACGTGCGGGCGGTTGTCGAGCGAATCACCTCAGAATCGGTCATATTCACGCCGGCCGGAGGGACCTCGCGCGACCTGGCCGCCGACAGCGTCGTGCTGGCCGGGTCGGTCGAGCCCGACACTAAGCTCTTCGACGAGTTGAAAGCCGCGCTGCCCGATACGTCGTTGCACGCCGCGGGCGATTGCAGCGGTTTGGGCCTGATCCGCAAAGCCACCGAAGACGGCGCCCGCGCCGCGTGTGCCATATGA
- a CDS encoding ketosteroid isomerase family protein gives MTQTVDSPVLTASQASWRCVQTHDREGWLALMADDVVIEDPIGKSVTNPDGTGIKGKENVAAFYDTNIAANNLTITCEETFPSSSPNEIAHILVLDSKFEGGFTSSVRGVFTYRVNDEGLITNLRGYWNLETMKFGKEE, from the coding sequence ATGACCCAAACAGTCGACTCCCCGGTACTGACCGCGTCGCAGGCGTCGTGGCGCTGTGTCCAGACCCACGACCGCGAGGGCTGGTTGGCGCTGATGGCTGACGACGTCGTCATCGAAGACCCGATCGGCAAGTCGGTGACCAACCCCGACGGCACCGGGATAAAGGGCAAGGAGAACGTCGCTGCCTTCTACGACACCAACATCGCGGCGAACAATTTGACGATCACGTGCGAGGAGACGTTTCCGTCGAGTTCGCCCAACGAGATCGCTCATATCCTGGTGCTGGACAGCAAGTTCGAGGGCGGTTTTACCAGTTCCGTCCGCGGGGTGTTCACCTATCGCGTCAACGACGAAGGGCTGATCACCAACCTGCGCGGCTACTGGAACCTCGAGACAATGAAATTCGGCAAGGAGGAGTGA
- a CDS encoding HIT family protein, translating to MASIFTKIINRELPGRFVYEDDEVVAFLTIEPMTQGHTLVVPRAEIDQWQNVDSETFGRVMSVAQLIGKAVTKAFQVERAGLIIAGLEVPHLHVHVFPTQNLSDFGFANVDRNPSPESLDDAQARIKAALAQLS from the coding sequence ATGGCGTCGATCTTCACCAAGATCATCAACCGTGAACTCCCTGGCCGTTTCGTCTATGAGGACGACGAAGTCGTCGCGTTCTTGACGATCGAGCCGATGACACAGGGCCACACGCTCGTGGTGCCGCGCGCCGAGATCGATCAGTGGCAGAACGTCGACTCTGAGACTTTCGGTCGCGTGATGTCGGTGGCCCAGTTGATCGGCAAGGCCGTCACCAAAGCGTTCCAAGTCGAGCGTGCCGGGCTGATCATCGCTGGTCTGGAGGTGCCGCATCTGCACGTGCACGTATTCCCGACCCAAAACCTGAGCGACTTCGGCTTCGCCAACGTCGACCGCAACCCGTCACCAGAGTCGCTGGACGACGCGCAGGCCCGGATCAAGGCGGCGCTGGCCCAGCTCAGCTGA
- a CDS encoding sensor histidine kinase translates to MAPRRPRGVPLRVGLVAAMLVLVAGGLLTSGIAVTSILRHSLISRIDAALLEASRTWAQSPWKHDPNRGNADPARPPSKFYVRGVSPNGQTVTAINDRNAEPALPPDNDVGPNPVTLPSVRGSEIQWRAVTVRGAQGGLTTVAIDLSDVEHTIWSLVWLQVGIGVVVLVVLGIAGFLVVHRSLEPLAEVEETAAAIASGQLDRRVTERDPRTEVGRLSLALNGMLSQIQQAVAASEASADTARRSEERMRRFITDASHELRTPLTTIRGFAELYRQGAARDVEMLLSRIESEASRMGLLVEDLLLLARLDMPRPLEHRRVDLLALASDAVHDARAIDRNRTITLEVLDGPGTPEVLGDEARLRQVLSNLVANALQHTPESADLTIRVGTEGDDALLEVADKGPGISQEDAARIFERFYRTDSSRARASGGTGLGLSIVDSLVRAHGGSVTVTTAPGEGCCFQVRLPRVSDVAATVSEPVS, encoded by the coding sequence ATGGCCCCACGTCGTCCACGCGGAGTGCCACTGCGGGTAGGCCTGGTGGCCGCCATGCTGGTGCTGGTGGCGGGGGGATTGCTGACATCGGGCATCGCGGTCACCTCGATCCTGCGGCACAGCCTGATCAGCCGCATTGATGCCGCCCTACTGGAAGCGTCCCGCACCTGGGCGCAGTCGCCGTGGAAGCACGACCCGAACCGCGGCAACGCCGACCCCGCCCGGCCACCCTCGAAGTTCTACGTGCGGGGCGTCAGCCCCAACGGACAAACGGTGACGGCGATCAACGACCGCAACGCCGAACCCGCGTTGCCGCCCGACAATGACGTGGGCCCCAACCCCGTCACGCTGCCCTCCGTCCGCGGCTCGGAAATCCAATGGCGCGCGGTCACCGTACGGGGAGCCCAAGGGGGCTTGACCACGGTTGCCATCGACCTGAGCGACGTAGAGCACACGATCTGGTCGTTGGTCTGGCTACAGGTCGGCATCGGGGTGGTGGTGCTGGTTGTGCTCGGGATCGCCGGTTTTCTGGTGGTACACCGCAGCCTCGAGCCACTGGCCGAAGTGGAGGAGACCGCGGCGGCGATCGCGTCGGGCCAATTGGATCGACGGGTCACGGAGCGCGATCCCCGCACCGAGGTGGGTCGGCTTTCGTTGGCGCTCAACGGAATGCTGAGCCAAATCCAACAGGCGGTGGCCGCGTCGGAGGCCTCGGCCGACACTGCCCGCCGCTCGGAAGAGCGCATGCGCCGCTTCATCACTGACGCCAGCCACGAACTGCGCACCCCGTTGACCACCATCCGCGGCTTCGCGGAGCTGTATCGCCAGGGAGCCGCACGCGACGTGGAAATGCTGCTGTCACGCATCGAAAGCGAAGCCAGCCGGATGGGCCTGCTGGTGGAGGATCTGCTGTTGTTGGCCCGGCTGGACATGCCACGACCGCTGGAACATCGCCGGGTCGACCTGCTCGCGCTTGCCAGCGACGCGGTGCACGACGCCCGGGCGATCGACCGCAACCGCACGATCACCCTGGAAGTCCTCGATGGGCCCGGCACGCCGGAGGTGCTCGGCGACGAAGCGCGCCTGCGCCAGGTGTTGAGCAACCTCGTTGCCAATGCGCTGCAGCACACGCCGGAAAGCGCCGACCTGACCATCCGCGTCGGCACCGAGGGCGACGACGCACTGCTCGAGGTCGCCGACAAGGGCCCTGGCATCAGCCAGGAGGACGCGGCGCGGATCTTCGAGCGCTTCTATCGCACCGATTCGTCTCGGGCACGCGCCAGCGGCGGGACCGGACTGGGATTGTCCATCGTCGATTCGCTGGTACGCGCGCACGGCGGTTCCGTGACGGTGACAACCGCACCCGGCGAGGGTTGCTGCTTCCAAGTCAGGCTGCCGCGCGTCAGTGACGTCGCGGCGACGGTCAGTGAACCAGTCAGCTGA
- the phoP gene encoding two-component system response regulator PhoP, translating into MTAPNPGAAATPEARILVVDDEANIVELLSVSLKFQGFEVHTATNGAQALDKAREARPDAVILDVMMPGMDGFGVLRRLRADGIDAPALFLTARDSLQDKIAGLTLGGDDYVTKPFSLEEVVARLRVILRRAGKGRAEPRNSRLTFADIELDEETHEVWKAGQPVSLSPTEFTLLRYFVINAGTVLSKPKILDHVWRYDFGGDVNVVESYVSYLRRKIDTGEKRLLHTLRGVGYVLREPR; encoded by the coding sequence ATGACTGCGCCCAATCCAGGCGCAGCTGCAACGCCCGAGGCCCGCATCCTCGTTGTCGACGACGAAGCCAACATCGTTGAGCTACTTTCCGTGAGCTTGAAGTTCCAGGGATTCGAAGTCCACACAGCCACCAACGGCGCGCAGGCGCTGGACAAGGCCCGGGAGGCCCGCCCCGACGCGGTGATTCTCGACGTGATGATGCCGGGGATGGACGGTTTCGGGGTACTGCGCCGTCTGCGCGCCGACGGCATCGATGCCCCCGCGTTGTTCTTGACGGCGCGAGACTCGTTGCAGGACAAGATCGCCGGCCTCACGTTGGGCGGCGATGATTACGTCACAAAGCCTTTCAGCCTGGAAGAGGTGGTTGCCCGGCTGCGCGTCATCCTGCGGCGCGCCGGCAAGGGCAGGGCCGAACCTCGCAACTCCCGCCTCACGTTCGCCGACATCGAACTCGACGAGGAGACGCACGAAGTTTGGAAGGCTGGCCAGCCGGTTTCCTTGTCGCCCACCGAATTTACGTTGTTGCGTTACTTCGTGATCAACGCCGGCACGGTATTGAGTAAGCCGAAAATCCTTGACCACGTTTGGCGTTACGACTTCGGTGGCGACGTCAACGTCGTCGAGTCGTACGTCTCGTATCTGCGTCGCAAGATCGACACCGGTGAGAAGCGGTTGCTGCACACGCTGCGCGGAGTGGGCTACGTGTTGCGGGAGCCCCGGTGA
- a CDS encoding PE family protein — protein MSGVIATPELMVEAATDLAAIGQNLNAAHMTAAAPTVEMLPAAADEVSTSVADLLSRYGQEYQELAQQAAAFHEQFVQQLTASADAYARAEAANAASLRPFDAQYVVDQVTGSVLGWLDFFFPQLNLRGVSFETMLYGLLFWAFIVGAVAFFILFVPGFFTDFFLPSLF, from the coding sequence ATGTCGGGAGTTATCGCAACGCCGGAGTTGATGGTCGAGGCCGCAACGGATTTGGCGGCCATAGGTCAGAACCTTAACGCAGCGCACATGACGGCGGCGGCGCCGACCGTCGAGATGTTGCCCGCAGCCGCTGACGAGGTGTCGACCAGTGTCGCGGACCTGCTATCCCGGTATGGCCAGGAGTATCAAGAACTGGCCCAACAGGCGGCAGCATTTCATGAGCAGTTCGTGCAGCAGTTGACTGCAAGTGCCGATGCGTATGCCCGCGCCGAAGCGGCTAACGCCGCGTCGTTGCGGCCCTTCGATGCGCAATATGTCGTAGACCAGGTGACAGGATCAGTCCTGGGTTGGCTGGACTTCTTCTTTCCGCAACTAAATCTTCGTGGCGTTTCGTTCGAGACAATGCTGTATGGCTTGCTCTTCTGGGCGTTCATCGTCGGCGCTGTGGCGTTCTTCATTCTCTTCGTCCCCGGATTTTTTACAGACTTTTTCCTCCCGTCTCTTTTCTAA
- a CDS encoding PE family protein: MSFVIAVPELMAAAATDLAGINSALGAANAAAVGNIEAVVAAGADEVSAAVAAVFGAYGQSYQAACAQAAMFHDQMVKTLTAGAASYAGAEAASAASITSPLLNAINAPFLLATGRPLIGNGADGANASAGPGANGGAGGWLYGNGGAGGSGSSGGAGGAAGLFGNGGTGGAAIIIGGVGGAGGAGGLLFGIGGAGGPGGLNSPIGGTGGAGGIGGLFGTGGPGGAGGLSILAGVPGGTGGAGGAGLLFGNGGAGGTGGSNTAGGLAGAGGAGGSAGTFFGSGGVGGTGGSATGVGAIGGAGGVGGAGGMFFGHGGAGGTGGFGVATAGDGGDGGRAGAFGDGGSGGAGGQSFGTGGDGGDGGEAVLIGNGGNGGKGGDGVPDGAGGTPGAGGLLFGLDGLT, encoded by the coding sequence ATGTCTTTTGTAATAGCCGTCCCGGAGTTGATGGCGGCAGCGGCGACGGATTTGGCGGGTATCAACTCGGCGCTCGGGGCGGCCAACGCTGCGGCGGTGGGCAACATCGAGGCGGTGGTGGCCGCGGGCGCCGACGAGGTATCTGCGGCGGTGGCGGCGGTCTTCGGCGCGTACGGCCAGTCGTATCAGGCGGCGTGCGCGCAAGCCGCGATGTTTCATGACCAGATGGTGAAAACGCTGACCGCGGGCGCGGCTTCCTACGCCGGCGCCGAGGCCGCCAGCGCCGCGTCCATAACCAGTCCGCTTCTCAACGCGATCAACGCGCCCTTCCTGTTGGCTACTGGGCGGCCGCTGATCGGCAACGGCGCAGACGGCGCGAACGCATCGGCGGGGCCAGGGGCCAACGGTGGAGCCGGCGGCTGGCTGTACGGCAACGGTGGCGCGGGTGGGTCCGGGTCATCAGGTGGTGCAGGAGGAGCCGCCGGGCTGTTCGGCAACGGCGGCACCGGCGGCGCCGCCATCATCATCGGCGGCGTCGGCGGTGCGGGCGGGGCTGGCGGGTTGCTGTTTGGCATCGGCGGCGCCGGCGGGCCCGGCGGCCTCAACTCGCCGATCGGCGGCACCGGCGGCGCCGGCGGGATCGGCGGGCTGTTCGGCACGGGCGGACCCGGCGGCGCGGGCGGGCTCAGCATCCTCGCAGGAGTCCCCGGCGGGACCGGAGGAGCTGGCGGCGCCGGCTTGCTGTTCGGAAACGGCGGGGCCGGCGGGACCGGCGGCAGCAACACTGCGGGCGGCCTTGCCGGGGCCGGCGGGGCCGGTGGCAGCGCCGGCACCTTCTTCGGCTCTGGCGGGGTCGGCGGGACCGGCGGGTCCGCAACCGGCGTCGGGGCCATCGGCGGGGCCGGAGGGGTCGGCGGGGCCGGCGGCATGTTCTTCGGCCATGGCGGGGCCGGCGGCACCGGCGGGTTCGGCGTTGCAACCGCCGGCGACGGCGGGGACGGCGGTAGGGCCGGGGCGTTCGGCGACGGTGGAAGCGGCGGCGCCGGCGGGCAGAGCTTTGGAACCGGCGGCGACGGCGGGGACGGCGGCGAAGCCGTCCTAATCGGCAACGGTGGTAACGGCGGTAAAGGCGGGGACGGCGTCCCGGATGGCGCCGGTGGCACACCGGGTGCCGGGGGCCTGTTGTTCGGCTTGGACGGGTTGACTTAA